The following coding sequences lie in one Moritella viscosa genomic window:
- a CDS encoding putative phage integrase has product MGINHLPDLTTWDFYSPITKKIETIDAPDMPFITYGSGRPCIEANLYLNSLLRNGLSIGTLKKYSGQIIHLVRFIESQPSLTSIIRLTDASFRFFVNNLTAERTKKGTVKRSNNTVIGIANQCLNFLKYVKYFHNLKCFIGEKQTNAIRVVERVVKVAIGGKQKYKYITVTTHSCVPSRDAKKRRLPVGAESAARAWDYIQNQDNRDKRLRDIALYQTMCQLGGRIGEIHELTVDDFKEAQRSKGHPSIKLKTFKRGKGRKHKARYIPVPRTLLRDIKQYIIIRDRIIRGRKINDHGYLFISLTTGEPLKAKSWTNFILSIRDKLNLSGDLHPHAFRHAYITNMLKEIILIHNEVNNEDDFRRYIINTEMFKLQLQQYSGHSSLESLDTYIHLAFSELSGTTNTYNAVMLKNSVGIFQKQIDGIKRQIDNKELNQKKPLKISVVCCLR; this is encoded by the coding sequence ATGGGCATCAATCATCTACCAGATTTAACCACATGGGATTTCTATTCACCTATCACAAAAAAAATAGAGACAATTGATGCGCCTGATATGCCATTCATTACTTATGGTAGCGGTCGACCATGTATTGAGGCTAACTTGTATTTGAATAGCCTTTTAAGAAATGGGTTATCTATAGGCACACTAAAGAAATACTCAGGGCAAATTATTCACCTCGTACGATTTATTGAATCTCAACCGTCATTAACTTCAATCATTCGTCTGACTGATGCTTCATTCAGATTTTTTGTGAACAACCTGACCGCAGAACGAACCAAGAAAGGGACAGTTAAACGTAGTAATAATACTGTTATAGGTATTGCTAACCAATGTTTAAATTTCTTGAAATATGTCAAATATTTTCACAACCTCAAGTGCTTCATTGGGGAAAAGCAGACAAATGCGATTCGGGTAGTAGAACGAGTTGTGAAAGTAGCTATAGGTGGTAAGCAGAAATACAAATACATTACTGTCACAACTCATTCCTGTGTACCATCAAGAGATGCAAAAAAAAGAAGGTTGCCCGTTGGTGCAGAGAGTGCAGCAAGAGCGTGGGATTATATTCAGAACCAAGATAACAGGGATAAACGACTACGTGACATAGCCCTCTATCAAACAATGTGTCAATTAGGTGGGCGTATTGGTGAGATACACGAACTTACGGTAGATGACTTTAAAGAGGCACAGCGCTCTAAAGGTCATCCGTCAATAAAACTAAAAACGTTCAAGCGTGGGAAAGGACGAAAGCACAAGGCAAGGTACATTCCAGTCCCCAGAACTTTGCTAAGAGACATTAAACAGTACATTATTATCCGAGATAGAATAATCCGTGGACGAAAAATAAATGATCATGGTTATCTATTTATTAGCTTGACTACAGGTGAGCCATTAAAAGCGAAGTCATGGACTAACTTTATCTTGTCTATCAGGGATAAATTGAACCTATCTGGCGATTTACACCCGCATGCATTTAGGCACGCATATATAACCAATATGCTAAAAGAAATCATCCTAATTCATAATGAAGTTAATAATGAGGATGACTTTAGGCGATATATTATCAATACAGAAATGTTCAAATTGCAATTACAGCAATATTCTGGTCATTCATCATTGGAGTCACTTGATACCTATATTCACTTAGCATTTTCTGAATTATCAGGAACAACTAATACTTATAATGCAGTGATGTTAAAAAACTCTGTTGGAATATTCCAAAAGCAAATTGATGGTATTAAACGTCAAATAGATAATAAGGAGCTTAACCAAAAAAAGCCCTTGAAAATATCAGTGGTGTGTTGTCTGCGTTAA
- a CDS encoding putative uncharacterized protein (No significant database matches) yields MSTATFYRFRAIENLFGDYSELERQSIFFAPPHLLNDPVEGFKDIYWQGDEILWTNLFNHYLLCLMKWIIEFQIIGDDFDLEKHFDARMTVDDLHENSQAEFSVISERFIGNEHLKNLISGISIHRAKVEDSELQCYLRIIHPFALYCIYERLEEISAVPDNLFKNIDFSLLNKINDGYFADLEKLEAEYGEDKVRAFQNSNTFFFEQSNVALTLLSGMSRFRRNLFTTAFTSLYVKKLEQLMFPDWFTACFMSECTNSSVWGNYGKNHTGVCMVFSTEVDSGGNSHLSLDGAIHGWGKKGSIKGKSSFKFYPIEYEHKYESINFFESIAQLPEPSTYKSWFSWDGIVSPLAQNYSDDWRKLHWDNFYKSVTKKTKDWKYENEHRLLICNMLGSYLQTDTTLRYDFKTLKGIIFGINTSDEDKIQIIKVIENKVKENNHYDFKFYQAYYCRNSGEIKHYEMSSVRFKPLK; encoded by the coding sequence ATGTCAACGGCTACCTTTTATCGTTTCCGAGCCATAGAAAACCTTTTTGGAGACTATAGTGAACTCGAAAGACAGTCTATCTTCTTTGCTCCACCACACTTACTTAATGACCCCGTGGAAGGCTTTAAGGATATTTATTGGCAAGGCGATGAAATTCTTTGGACGAACCTTTTTAATCACTACTTATTATGCCTGATGAAATGGATCATTGAATTTCAGATTATTGGAGATGATTTTGATTTAGAAAAGCACTTCGATGCACGTATGACTGTTGACGATTTACACGAAAATTCCCAAGCAGAGTTTTCAGTGATCTCAGAGAGGTTTATTGGTAATGAACACCTCAAAAACCTTATAAGTGGGATATCTATACACAGAGCGAAAGTTGAGGATAGTGAGCTTCAATGTTACTTGAGGATTATTCACCCCTTTGCACTATATTGCATCTATGAAAGACTAGAGGAAATATCTGCTGTACCAGATAATTTATTTAAAAATATAGATTTTTCACTCCTGAATAAAATCAATGATGGGTACTTTGCTGATCTCGAAAAATTAGAAGCTGAATACGGAGAAGATAAAGTACGTGCATTTCAGAACTCAAACACCTTTTTTTTCGAGCAAAGCAATGTAGCTCTTACTTTATTAAGTGGTATGTCAAGGTTTCGCAGAAATCTATTCACTACTGCGTTCACGAGTTTATACGTTAAAAAACTGGAACAATTGATGTTCCCAGATTGGTTTACAGCATGCTTTATGAGCGAATGTACTAATTCGTCTGTTTGGGGTAATTATGGAAAGAACCATACGGGTGTGTGCATGGTTTTTTCAACTGAAGTCGATAGTGGTGGTAATAGCCACCTTTCTCTAGATGGAGCTATTCATGGATGGGGAAAAAAAGGATCTATTAAAGGTAAATCGTCATTTAAGTTTTACCCAATTGAATATGAGCACAAGTACGAGTCAATCAACTTCTTTGAGTCTATAGCTCAACTTCCTGAGCCTTCTACGTACAAGAGTTGGTTTTCATGGGATGGAATAGTTAGCCCACTAGCGCAGAACTACAGTGATGATTGGAGGAAGCTGCATTGGGATAATTTCTATAAATCAGTCACAAAAAAAACCAAAGATTGGAAATACGAAAATGAGCATAGGTTATTGATATGCAATATGCTCGGGAGTTACTTACAAACAGATACCACCCTCCGATATGACTTTAAAACATTGAAAGGGATTATTTTTGGTATCAATACATCAGATGAAGACAAGATCCAAATCATTAAGGTAATAGAAAATAAAGTTAAAGAAAATAACCATTATGACTTTAAATTCTACCAGGCATATTATTGTCGAAATAGTGGTGAAATCAAGCACTATGAAATGTCTTCTGTTCGATTCAAACCGTTGAAGTAG